gactcaattttctttcctatttataaAATGTCCTCTTGTTCTTTTGTGATTTATAGACCCAAATGCTGAAGTTGTTGCTCTATCACCGACGACGCTGATGGCGAGGAATCGTTTTGTATGTGAGATCTGCAACAAGGGCTTCCAAAGAGACCAGAACCTTCAGCTGCACAGAAGAGGACACAACCTCCCATGGAAGCTCAGGCAAAGGCAGCCTAACGAGGCCAAGAAGAGGGTCTACATTTGCCCAGAGCCAACGTGTGTGCACCACAACCCAGCTCGTGCTCTCGGAGACCTCACAGGAATCAAGAAGCACTACAGCCGCAAGCACGGTGAGAAGAAGTGGAAGTGTGACAAGTGCTCAAAGAAGTACGCAGTGCAGTCTGACTGGAAGGCACACCAGAAGACTTGCGGGACTCGGGAATACAAGTGTGACTGCGGAACAATATTTTCCAGGTGTCCTACTAAACTTCTTTCGTGGATCAATATCGCATGTGCTTGCATTGTTTGGTGGATAATCAAGAATTGTTTGAAAGATACATGCATATAAGTACCGGTCTTAATGATGTTAGAGATGTTCTTTAGTCTACACTTGGAATCACAGAAGATATAAGCTAGTGAGAAAAACTAAATCTGACGTACTCCCACTTTTGACCCATTTATGGTAGTCTGTTGATTCTTTAGATATCACTTTCGTGTCACTTGCAGTTTAATTCTTTAGTATTATCCATAGGATGAAAGGTTTAGCTATGACCAAACAGGAGATATATATATCTTCTGTGATTCTAAGTGTAGACTTAAGGAGAACATCTCTTAACATTATTATGCCGAGTCCTTCATACTCTCACTTTTGACCCATTTATAGTagtttgttgatttttttggtagaCAAGTTTCCCACTTATAGGTTACTTGCAGTTTAATTCTTGCGTATTATCCATAGGATGAATGGTTTAGCTATGACCAAACAGGGAGATATAAATATTGTCCAAGCAGTGTAATTTCTATAAAACGATCTTTTGAATCACAAACTTCTTCCCGCTACTTCTTCCATAAGACACATTATCTCAAGGATTTTAATTACATGTTCTAttgtgaaaatataattttcaaaagagaTGTTAAATAACGTACACAAACTTTTTGGGGGGTTTCTTTGAACATTGCATTTGACCTTGCGAAGCCTTTCGGTCTGTCCTATGTTGGAACTGCCGGTTTTGCAATGCTGTAACACTTGCTTCTATCCTACAGATATATAGtacattttcctttgaaaattaaaaagaaaagggcgaGATATAGAAAACTGAAATTGACTTCACTAGCAGTAAGAACGTTTATAAAAGTTTAAGTtcttaaaagtgaaaattttgcACTTTCATATGATATAATCTGAAAGAAGTGATTCACTTCCCCACTTCGAACTCACTTTTGACACCCATCCGAATTAGAAGTATAATTCACCTCACTTACCGAAGTCGTACAAAGTAAACACTAAGGccaagaaatgaaattgcaactgCACTTTTGACTGTTGAATATTTCCCTTTACTATTCACACATTTTTCGCTGCAGGAGAGACAGCTTCATCACCCACCGCGCCTTCTGCGATGCGCTTGCTGAAGAGAACAACAAGGTGAACCAAGGCCTCCACCAACAGATGCCTAACCATGACCTCATGCCCTCATCAATGCCCATGATCAACACCAACACGAGCTCCTCCAACTCGACCATGTTTCTCAACGACTTCAACCCCACACTTGATTCGAAAAATCCCCTCAAGTCCCTCCCCCAAAACCTCGTCCCCATGCCCTTCAAGCCCAACGCGAACAACCTCAGCAGCATGAGCGTGATGTCGCCTCCCGGCATGTTTCTCGACTACCTCGGGCACGCTCTTCGGCAGCCTGAGGGGTAacaccatctcctcctcctcgagcCTCCAGCTCAGCTCCAACACCACGTCCAGCGGCTTCAACTACCTGCAAGAAGCAAAGGCTGGCGGTGGTGGCCTTCTGGCGGCGGGCAGCGCCTCCTCAGCCCACATGTCAGCGACTGCGCTACTGCAGAAGGCTGCTCAGATGGGTGCGTCCGCGAGCAACAGCATCAACTCACCCATGATGCACCAGAAGAGCTGCATGGCAGGACCTGACcagcaacaacagcagcaacaacCACAGCTCATCCCAATCGGCTCTGCTCCTCCTCTTCCCATCAGACCGTCGTCGATGTCGCCGTACAGCATCAGCAATGTCCCGCATCAGCATCCCAGCAACAATATGGACACGGCTTCATTCaaccatcatcctcatcatggGTTCCAGTCGCCGCCACTGCCTCACCCTGATCAGTTCAACCCGCTCCTGCAGAAGAGCAACCGGCACGACCATCACCACAACCCGATGACGCATGTCATGGAGAGTGCTAATGCAATGATGAGCAGCGAAATGGGGATGTTCAGCAGCATGTTCGTGGGAGGCACAGATCATCATAACATGAAGAGCACTCCTAGTGTGGTGGTGGNNNNNNNNNNNNNNNNNNNNNNNNNNNNNNNNNNNNNNNNNNNNNNNNNNNNNNNNNNNNNNNNNNNNNNNNNNNNNNNNNNNNNNNNNNNNNNNNNNNNGTAAACCTTCACAAAGTCCAACAAAGCTTCTTCTATTGATCGAAACAATCAAAGACCCaaaaagaatttcgaatttattttcttgtgcataatcttgaatattatctttatcagaaaaatatcttcacgatcaaataataaaatttttatccaAGCGGATCGCATTTTGCAAatactcaaactcgagacataatttaacacatCCGACATGATATACTGCCCAATTACTATCCTCTGACAATTTATATTTGATTAATCTAATTCAAGAATATTCATTTGTTAGACTTGTTGGCTTACACGCCACTGTCACGTGATATATCCTATATTGAGAATACTCAATGAGCTTTGACTCTAGATACTTGGGAGCATCTATGCTTGTTTTATGTATGTTATGCTTGTGATGCATCTTGTTTTGAGTGGACTGTAGAAATATTTAAGTTCGTgccaatttgactaattttttatctggataagtgcattggaagatttaaaacttatcataaaaatacaattaagcCATGAAACTTTGAAATCAAGTTCTAGAACTTGTCACATTGGTCTAATCTAAATCCTAccattgcatttttgaaaatttcggTACTTAACTGCAATTTTCTAACAAGTTTTAGTATTTCCAatatacttatttttttttcaacctcAGTAATGTTTTTAAGCAACAATGAGCTTGACATATCTCTGTTTTCGGAATTTCAGTGGCTATAGGAAACAAAAGGACGTCCTCTAATGAATCAACAATCTTCTGCCATGACAAAGCTGGAAGAGAGATGAGTGTCTTCCATAGTTATAAAAAATGTTCATGCAATAATCTGTAGGAATTCGTCTTCCTGACGTGCATGAACATTTCCGGCCATGAAACATTTCACGGTGAAGACATTCTGTCACTTAAACCGGCAAAAGGATATCGAGCTTGTTCTTTTGGCGAGTGTATTGCCGTCAAATATGCCTGATTAATTCCACGACTATTAGCATTTGTTTAAATAGAGCATACAACCTAAAATGCTCACAAAGGTAGCTGGTACTGGATCCTCATGTCTGCCCATGAAATTCTGAGTGCCTCAGACATGGCATATCAGGCACACAAACAATTCTCAACCCAGAAATTAGTACGTACAcaacaaaagttaaaaaaaaaaaaaaaattggtttggtTAATGTGGAAATTTAACATCATGACAAGCATAAAAAACTGTTCAGCAGTACAGTAGAGAGGTCAAGACCTGAGAACACTGTATTGAGACTTATTCAGATGAACACTTCAGATAGTCACTGAAAAGCTAAGGAGCAGATGAATTGAATAAAGAACAATGGCGATGATACTACCTGCGGCTGAATTTGTAGGGGGAGAGAAGTCCTAGAAACCGTCATAGATGCCATAGCGATGGATGTTCATGATTAATCTTTGAGCTTACTATTGTGGAAAAGTATTAGTGATTCGCCAAACGTAACCCATGACCCTTCCTTAACCAAAGAACGCATGCAATGACATCTTCTGGAGAGCGGCTCCTGGAATTTTTCCATCCACAACCTAATTGCATTATCAACCTACTGACACATAAAAGATGTCAATAGGCAATGTGCTGTTGCACCACTGGACCCGCAAATGGTCATCAATGTTGGTTATACCGCCAATAATTTGTACCTGACCCTTCATAGTCGTATTATTCGATTAATCTATTTAAAGAacattcattttcttcaaacatGCTTTCTCACGTGCCACTGTAATATGATGTTTTTGATACACAAAATACTATCTCTTCAAGAGCTTTGACTCCTATATACTTGGGACATTAAATTGTTTTAGCAACAATGAGCTTGGGATATCTCTGTTTTCGGGATTTCAGTTGCTAAGGGAAACAAAAAGGACGTCCTCTAATGAATCGACGGTATTTTGCTATAACAAACCTGGAAGAGAGATGAGTGTCTTACATAGTTACAAAACAATGATCACGCAATAGTTGGTAGAAATTTACTCTGCTGACGTGCATGAACATTCTGAACAAAAAACGGAAAACATGCATGAACATTTCCGGCCAGGAAGCATTCACGAGGAGCTGAGAGACACTCTATTTCTTAAAGCAGCAAAATGATTACGAGCTTGTTCTTTTGGTGAGTGGAATGAataaattgttcaaaaaaatcctaaacttattgtccgaccactaatttaattctaaacgttttaatttgatcaatgttgtctaaaacttttgacaattttttgtaGTCCACCTAGTTAAATTTAGGTCGAAAATCAGTGATGGAGCAATTTAGTAAACACTAGCTGTTTTAAGTGATACAACCGATAGCTGATATAGATGATCTTAAATGATGTGGCGTCGtttcacaattttttaatattctttctttttcttttttagtaattttttttcctattctttcgTTCTCTAGTGTTCattttcttccctccgccggtgGCCGATGCCTCAGTAATGACCGGCGACCATCATAGGCTACAAGTGAGGGCATTGAGCGAGACTTGCAAGCCTtctcctagatttgggcaagggcccTATAGGCCCTCATTGGCCATAGGCAAGGTTGGGGacttgcaagcccttgcctagatcaaTCCTCTAATGGGGTCAATGCCTGCCATCACCAAAGCCTCAATGTCTTGCTctggaaagaaaatgaacagCAGAGAAGGAGAcaataggaaaagaaagaaaaaagaaaaagagaggaaaggaaaaagggaaaaaatctgaaaataataacaaaaaattgcaaaatgacgttgtttcaTTTAAGATCATCCATGTCAATTGCCAATCATGCAACGTGGCCTACCTTGTTGGATGTAGTAGATTTAggatattttgaatatttttctccTATTAAATATGCCTGGTTTATTTgatatcctaaaatttgtcaactttgtgaaatcaagttctaaaatttgttggCACTTTTTTCATATTGGATGAAGTTaatgaaatgacttgattacaaCTACTTggtaagttttatgacttgattgtaatttttgaaaattgtcgGACTCAATTGCATCtctataataagttttaaaacttgattacgctatctaaaaattttaagattttcaatatacttatccctaaaataaaataaaagggccTACCCCTTTACATGAACTCTTTAATTTAAACGCACCATGGAATTTCCTGTCCTTTTACACAATTTCATTAActaagattttattttattttttgggttaaaaCCAAGAtttagttcttcttcttcttttttttcggaCCAGCCAAGATTTAGTTCAAAGATAGATattttgaggagaaaaaaatttcagcaaacTATGCAAGGATTTGCAAAAGATCGCAACAATATTACCAGAAGCATATAATTATTTATCACTGACAAGAATGATATAGTCAAAATTATTTTAGTAGTTTACCTTAAGTTTAGCAAGATCTGCTTATTCGGCAGCCTTGAGTTTCTTCGATTCCTTCTCTCTTGCCTTCAAACAGATATAGAAATGGCAACGCAGAATATCAAGATAGATTGCCATTGACAAAGCTGTAAAAGCCTACTCAATCGAGCAAAACTGGGACAGTTTTTCCAGCAATCTTGACCACCTCCGTAGCATGCCGTGGAAATAGATAGGAACACATGTAGAGGGACAAGCTGATTATCACTTGCTTTTAGTCAAGCATTCGAAACTTTGAGATTCATGCACTATAAGATAGCTAGACAAGCAAAAAAAATGATGGGCATTTCAGTTGAGGTGTCAAGAGCAATTAGATTGAATTCAAACCAAATAAAGCTTGACGCAGAAAAGAGAAATGTTGTGCATTGAGCGAATATATGACAAAATAAGTGCAAAGAGAGTCAATGATGTTCTAGCGCTTTGGCCAATTGAGttcttaaaattttactttGCTTAATTGAATCCTCGGCCTTTTCAatttcagtcaattgagtccCTCAACCTTGATCCTCGGAAATAGTCACATGGCTATGATTTTCCAAGTTGATAAGAAGATGCTCGAGAAGAAAACCGGGTAGGAGGTGAAATGGGACCTAAGTGCAAGTTTTACTATTTCAGTAACTACAATTGATCTGACAGAAGGTTGAACTTTCATGGATCTGGCACTTCGTTTGAAGCTATACAAACAGAAATCAGCGGGCTCAAGAAGCCAATCTTTTAGACAGTTTCTGAATTATCACACAGAAAAGCACTAGGATATCTTTACACATTCACTTATTATATCCTCTATAAACTAACAGTTATTAGAGTATATTAGGCATCATTTATTTGTAGTACATTAGGTACAGATGTCCTCTCTCTGAAATtccctcttttcctcttcttacGATTAGCTTTGCCAGAAGATGTTTCCAACTTCCGACATTGATGATGTCATTTCAAGGAGTTCTCAATGTTTATCACAAATCGGTACTTAACATCTCTCTTGATGAGCCCCTCAAGGGCTTCATTGGCATAATCGATCAGTATCACTTCGATTTCTTGGTGTATGTGCTGTGGCGCACAGAGGTCTATCATTTCTTGGATATACTTCATTCCTCCAGTAGCGCTACCCAAAACTGTTTTCATACCTGCAAAAAGTTCATTGTGAGCAACTTAGTTGGCTCGCCTATCAGGTATCAATATTTCATTCGGTAATGAGctttgagaataaaaacataCCAAGGTTAAGGGAggaagtacactaatggtgccataagttatgtacggcgctcactttggtgtcaaaaatttctgtcggatcacttaagtgccaaaaattttgaaaacgatcactttggtgccatcatCGATTTGGTTGGTGGAAAtctgacgtgacaattttttattaattttttatgccGACGTGGATCGTCGGATAATACAATCaacaaacaaagaacaaaacgatgccgtttacCATTTTCCCCCAAATAAAAACCCCTAAATCCCTAATTTCGACTAGAACTGGaagttgaaaaccctaaatccccaattcgaCCATTTCGAGTGCATATTTCGATTTTCTGCCAAAGTTATCAACTTGCTTTTGCAAATGGAGGACAAAAGTTTCAACAGTGGCTCGCATTCCTATAAGAAAAGCGAATTAGATGGTGAGTGTTACTgttattgtgggttaccgagtccgaGAAGAATATCTTGGACTTGGTtgaatcccgggagaagattccatgggtgcggCAGATATAGAGAAAGCTCGAAGTGCCAttatttcaaatgggttgatagGAAATTCTCTAATCGAGCGACATATGTGATATTGGAGTTACTTGAAGGCCAAAATCAACCTCCATCTATGTTAATGGACGAGCTGGGGGATGTCGACTCAAtacaagctcaaatgaagggtttaacatctctGATGGACCATTTGAAGAGAGAGGTTTCAAgactgaaaattgaaagaaacttttattgaGCGTTGattgtattcttattctcttgggtagtttattcaaatgtaaagtgagtaatgagaagaaatttgtatgtctaccatagtcgaagacgtggaatatgcacttgtattggattatttataagtaaaatgtgttttttgGTTTGTTGCAATTTTTATATAGAGCAGAATGTTTTATTGTTGTAATCTATAGGTAGAAATGTAAGGTTGGACTTGGAATGCATTAGTTGTGAGCACttaaaagttttgttgtttagttgtgtattatcaatgtttgtttttgttagtttttacttcaaatataatggtttactgcattttttatttggtaatagtttgctgcattgaaagcaaactgtaatggtttgctgcattttttattttgtaatgatttgctgcattgaaagcttttggtaatggtttgctgcatttttttatttggtaatggtttgctgcattttttatttggtaatggtttgctagTTTGCTGGTTTGCTTCAACTGTTAAACCATGGCTGAATGGCCGAAATTAAAGAATGGTGCCAAATTCACGATTGATCatttcagtgccataagttgtaaatagtgatcgcttAAGTACCAAGTTTTTATagaagtgatcatttaagtgctagtcgcaattacaaagtgatcacttatgttgcacaagttttttaaaaaataacatgttagTGCCAAACGTCACATTCCAAATGCACAGAGTTCTTGCACCAGTTGAGTTGCTGGTGCATTTTCTTGCACCAACCCATACAGATGTTGATGCAACAAGATGTACCAGCACCCAAAGTGCTCTTGTAGCAGCACATATAATCAGAACCCCACAAATTCATTATAATCCACAACTTTAACCAACAACAGCAACATTGCAGCAACAGCAACATTGcaataacaacaaaaataaaatatatagcaTAACTAACTTGCTAGCATTCTAGCTgaaaccaacacaagagaaaatgaaaagtcatTCCAGTACTTGCCATTAACATTGCTTGATTGTTtacaaaatacaaaatacaaaatacaaaaaaaaaaagttcagcactttcctaaaaaaaaacaatggcaataTGCAAGCAGCAACTACCATTGATGATATAATATCCAGCAcactcctaaaaaaagaaaacatgaaaagagaccatgtccagcatcacataaaaagagaccatgttcaacaCCCTCCCATCAGTCAATATTGACAACACCCTGATCTCATTTTCCTATTagagctttgaattgattcataatccgagCATTCTTTCGAACTGGATGTGCAGGTTCTTAACTGGGCTTTCTgtcacctcattttccttttccttgttttttacGGCAGCTATTTTTGTTCTAGCACGTAtcatgtgttggtccatatCATCACTACTGCTCCCAATcgttggttgagatggaactAGTGATGGGTTCTTTTTGGATGGCTGTTTCGCAGCTATACCcactgtcttcttcttcttcttcttctttggagcactcTTCTTTGGATGCGCCCTTAattcttgagttggcccacCTTTGAGAGAAGTACCTCTGAAGTTCTCCCAGGCTACAAGAACATAATgatattgtcaaccaaatgaattgaagtacAATAAATTAAATGCATAAGGCctataaattttatattcaaaatagtcattccagTACGTTCATCTGTGTAAATcccataaccatattgccttaatttttttccaatagcCCCTTTTTGTTCGCTGTGATGCATTATTTTCAGTAACAACAatctgatattgctagtatgagtacctagagggggtgaataggtatataaagagtttttctcaagcaattgcacaatactagacagttggatgaaacgataatcaaagtaaaactgagagaagagaaaatttaacacgcggtttatagtggtttggcttatatcaagcctacgtccactcttcttcactaacagcctattggctggattccactatgaacaagagagaggttacagcacagctttgccttgattccacagtgtagatgttctactacacctcctcaagatttctcacaaatatagactctctctttcgtatacaagtattcgctcaaaggatttgtctaaacaaaaagaagcttcagactttggaattattctatcgcgcacaccttgaacaactaagacagtcttccttatatactcctttatgccattatacccgttggcacttaccaaaggaattcctcaaatctacccgttggacggaatcaattaggaagattgtccaagctataaatggaacgtgttgatagcccatcaatcatgttcgcccatacaatcaggatctcggtttccataagcagaaccttccaataatatttaggcaatcaccggatcttcaattatcgaatcaatcttcgatcaatcaaaggactccgtttatgtcttctccagccatgagatcttctctagttgataaggttaaatcctcaacgaaacatccagttacggataacctttcttcaacggattagagatcaatgaggatagactttgagtcttgagtctggctgtcccaaggtcttcagactttaaatagcagagtctgcaagccttcagactagactgatagaaacgatttgtcaacttcaaaacacttcaagaagatttctccaacacaatcCTTGTAGCAACCTCTGCAACTTGTGCAGTTGCTCGTCTTCTCACCTAAGAAACACataacaaatgtaaattttagccCATAAAAAGGCCAAACACAGTGATGTACAACTTAcaggatatttttttcttgtttgctcaACGGTGGACTCGGTTGTTATTGTTCTTTGTCTTACCAATTCTAGTCCTTATCCTCgcacttgagcctacaacatGGCCTTTTCGGCCCTTTAGTAGGCCTTACAACAATGTGCTGTATTAGGATTATGACCAACTACAACGAATAATTACACATCTCATTTTCATAGTGGAAACACATGGagaaaacttctcaaattacaaGTGCATGACAGAGGAAAAGCACAAGAGAAGCTAGTACACATGGTCAACCATCAAACTCTATCGAATAAGAACTCTAAAGTTACTGAGATAAAGAGGATACTTACCTTACAGTATGGCTTTCTGTTGCCCTTTAGTAGACATTACAGCAGGGCCTTGTTCTCCCTTCAATAAGCCCAACAAGAAACTCTTGATAAGTCATGTCCCACGGCATTGAATCAACCATTACATCTTGCTATTGATACTGCTTTTTCAGCTCACAACCTTTCTTATCGTGCCCTTCCTTGCGGCAATAGAAGCATTTCATATTTGATCTAGTCCTACTCATCCTTTGACTTGATGCCTCTTCCTATTGCATTCTTCGTCTCTTTTTTTGCCTTCATATTTGCTTCTTCAGCGGTAAAGGTAGAGGGCTTTAatgatttgttggctcccaaaatttgctgcttTTGATAGGCTacatcatgaattggtatgaagcaaggtatgagctttttttgtaccaatcatctAGGTAATCATCTAGGTTTTCTTGTTTCATCTGAATAGCACAAATGGCATGAGCACAGGGAATTCCATTCAGTTGCCAAGCTCggcatgaacactttcttctatccaagttgacaacatacttattaTGATTTGGAATAATCTCATACCCATTATCTTCATTCCAAACTGGATGGCAGAACCTACTAACAGCAATAtttgcatccaatctcttcacaatcctagggCCACAGTCTCTACTCCATTTTGTAGCAtcatctctttgcctatgcagtctagtcataaccataactcgaatatcatcaagcatgctgaTGATTAGTTTGCACCTAGCCTCTAAAATTCTACCATTGAAAGCTTCATTGAGGTTGTTATCAATGTTATCGCATTTGAACTCTTCGCTGAAGAAGACCCGACACCAGTGCGCTAATTTGAAATCAACCATATTCGTACTCTTTGCTATCTGCCAGAACTGCTTCTACAACAtatctcctttgaagttccttgaccagttt
This region of Eucalyptus grandis isolate ANBG69807.140 chromosome 8, ASM1654582v1, whole genome shotgun sequence genomic DNA includes:
- the LOC104416443 gene encoding LOW QUALITY PROTEIN: zinc finger protein GAI-ASSOCIATED FACTOR 1 (The sequence of the model RefSeq protein was modified relative to this genomic sequence to represent the inferred CDS: deleted 1 base in 1 codon): MSNFTGEEGSFSSGNTGEEVHQHEKQQLQGHLHGSNSQPSSTINDSSSTSQQQPVKKKRNLPGTPDPNAEVVALSPTTLMARNRFVCEICNKGFQRDQNLQLHRRGHNLPWKLRQRQPNEAKKRVYICPEPTCVHHNPARALGDLTGIKKHYSRKHGEKKWKCDKCSKKYAVQSDWKAHQKTCGTREYKCDCGTIFSRRDSFITHRAFCDALAEENNKVNQGLHQQMPNHDLMPSSMPMINTNTSSSNSTMFLNDFNPTLDSKNPLKSLPQNLVPMPFKPNANNLSSMSVMSPPGMFSTTSGTLFGSLRGNTISSSSSLQLSSNTTSSGFNYLQEAKAGGGGLLAAGSASSAHMSATALLQKAAQMGASASNSINSPMMHQKSCMAGPDQQQQQQQPQLIPIGSAPPLPIRPSSMSPYSISNVPHQHPSNNMDTASFNHHPHHGFQSPPLPHPDQFNPLLQKSNRHDHHHNPMTHVMESANAMMSSEMGMFSSMFVGGTDHHNMKSTPSVEFVFLTCMNISGHETFHGEDILSLKPAKGYRACSFGECIAVKYA